In Panicum virgatum strain AP13 chromosome 5K, P.virgatum_v5, whole genome shotgun sequence, the genomic window GGCCGACGTGCGCCACCGGCTTCGACGCGGACGCCAAGGCCGGCCGCGGCAACCGCGCGGACGTCGACGCCGGGCGCATCGTCTCGTGGCTCGACGCCCGGCCGCCGTCGTCCGTGCTGTACATCAGCTTCGGCAGCATCGCGCGCCTGCCGGCGAAGCAGCTCATCGAGCTCGCCCGCGGCCTCGAGGCGTCGGGGCGGCCGTTCGTCTGGGCCGTCAAGGAGGCCAAGTCCGACGCCGACGCGCGGGCGTGGCTCGCCGAGGGGTTCGAGGAGCGCGTCAGGGACAGGGGCCTCCTCGtccggggctgggcgccgcaggTGACCATCCTCTCGCACCCGGCGGTGGGCGGCTTCCTGACGCACTGCGGGTGGAACGCGACGCTGGAGGCCATCGCCCACGGCGTGCCGGTGCTGACGTGGCCCAACTTCGTCGACCAGTTCTCCAGCGAGCGGCTGCTCGTGGACGTCCTCGACGTCGGCGTCAGGTCCGGCGTCACGGTGCCCGCGATGAACCTGCCCCCGGAGGCCGAGGGGGTGCAGGTGCTGAGCGTCGACGTGGAGAGGGCGGTGGCCGAGCTGATGGACGAGGGCCCCGAGGGGGCCGCGAGGCGGGCGAGGGCCAAGGAGATCGCAGCGAAGGCGAGGGCAGCCGTGGAGGAAGGCGGGTCGTCGTACGCCGACCTGACCGACATGATCCGCCACGTCGCGGAGCTCAGCGAGACGAGGAGGCACGAGAGGGACGCGAGCGCGGTGGCCGCCCTGCCCGCTGCGCCGGATCTTGGGACCAAGAGCAGCGAGAAGGTTGAAGCCGGCGCTGCTCTGTCAGTACAGTCCTAGGTCGCATTGCATATGATACGAGATGACTAGCCTCAGCTTGTAGGGTGACGAATTGTTTGCAACAAATTGTAGTGGTTTGTATGAGGTGTATATGCATGGCCAAGTAAAAAGAACTCGTACCTCACTAGTCACTACCTCTGCCTTCCTGCCCTCGTTTCAAAAATATAGTATGACAGTATGACATTGACCTCTGCCTCTGGAACAGTTCAACTGATAGGTCTGTGATGGTTGTTCTACGCACCATAGTGTTGTTTTTCTccgtaaaaaaattttacacatcAATATTTGGATACAGGTGACTTTCGTTGCCTTGTTTTTTCCCTCTCTCTGTACAGTGTTTTTTCTCTTCCATTTCTAATAAAATTTAGCCACGGCAATCCTCTTGCCGTGctttcaaaaaatatatttggATACATAGCATATTAAACatagatgaaaaaaaaaatcagttttcACAGATTgactgtaaattgcgagacgaatcttttgagtctaattagcccgtaattagacaataaattgctacagtaaacatatgctaacaatatattaattagtcttaataaattcgtctcgtagtttacagacgaattctgtaattagttttataattagcctATATTTGATACtttaaatgtgaaaagatttGATTTCGAAATTTTTACAAAACGAACTAAACAAGTCAACGGGCCTAGCCCATTTACGATGTGGTAAGCCCAACCTGGCCAATAAAACGGTACGGCAGGGTACAAAATTTGAAGCCATTATAAAGCGAGCTAAAGAAAGCGGAACCAAACAAGCCCACCACTGCAAAACCAGGCCAAGTCCAATAAAAACGAAGCGTAACCAAACAAGCCCACCACTACAAAACCAAACCAGGCCCAATAAAAACGAAGCGGACCCTAAGAAGCCCTTCACTACAGAACCTAGCCACCACCACACTGACCTCTTCCCCAGCACGAAACAAGACTAGTTCTGTTTGGCTCGGGTTCGGTTACTCAAAAAATAGCTCCAGCTTCGATTTTTCTGGCGGAATGGCTTCTGTGGTGAAGCTGAAATTGTTTTGGAAAATATTTGACAAAACGACTTCACCATATTTTCATCAACGGATTGAAGAGGTCAAATGTCCAATATGCCCTtcgctattttttattttttctccattctttttatttttattttatttccttcctttctctcttctTCTAATCCGTTTCCTCCTCTCTCGTGTGCCTCCTTCCTCCACTGGCCGGTGGCCTCTGCCTGTGCCTCCACCTACcgatggcggcggcctccgcccgcgcctTCCTCCGCAAGCGGCGCCCTCCGCTCACACCTCCTCCTCCCGTCGGCGCCCTCCGGCCGCGCCTCCCCCACCATGGCCGCCCCTCCGGCAACCACGCCGGCCCCTGCACTTGGGGAGGTAATCGCAGCGGCCGCCGGGGAGCTGGGCCACGCCGCGTCCACGCCCCTCCCCCTTGCAGCCTTCAGCGCATGCGCCGCGCCTTGGCCAGCCGCCATAGCTCCGCCTGGCCTTAGGGTGCCATCCATCCTGTACAGGGACCCGCCGCTACCGAAGCCTGGATCGACCTCCGCCGGAGTGGATCCATCGATTCCGGTGCCCAAGGTGCCCTCcctggccgccggcgtccacccAAGAGGATTCACGGGGCGCCGCCTCTGTTTTTGTGTGGGAGGGAGGGGAAGTGATAGAGGTGTTGGAAGTAGAATGAGGGAGTGGCAAATTCGTTGTAATTACGTTGAAGTTTAGAGATACATTTGGATGACAGAACGGTGGGGTGCTGCTGGAGTCGTGTGGAGCCAGGTTTCCGAGCTCCTTCCCGCCTGTGGAAGCCGCCACCGGCTCCATGGGCAGCTCCCGACTTGAAGCCGGTGCATTTTGCATCGTTTGGCAGGGCTCTGGCTGGAGCCGGTTTTGGAGTCGCTAttggagccctgccaaataAGGCCCTAGTACTGGATTAGAAGTTGCAGAAGAGTGCACACGTGGCATGGCCGGTACAGGGCCCGAAGTCCAAACCGGCAGGGTGCCGGTTGGCAAACAACGTCACTGTTCGTGCGATACGGGGCCTGTTTGGTTCATGCTAGAATTCTAGCACCATATGAATAGTAtaaactttgaccattaattatagtgtcaaacaaagtcagtttacaaaaccaatttcGGAACCcgtgctagtgaccctgaagaatctaatgaggcctttgaccgcgcgatttagagaatggttactgtagctaattatcgattaattaccgtcattagattcgtcgtgaaaagttacacccattcctaaaaagattttgcaaattgacttcatttagtgcttcatgcatgcgaggtTCTTTTTTCGGGATTTGTGCGTGCTAGAAATCTAGCATCACCAAACAAGGCCACGGTGATACGGCGATACTGTGAGAGTAcgaggccatgtttggttgaagtgtgaaaatgttttgatgagagagaaatgatgctttgaccactaattaggggtattaaataaagtctaattataaaattacatccacaactgtggtactgtagcagttgctctacctaatgaggcctttgaccgcatgattagaggatgattgagcgcggtcactgtaacatcactgtagccaatcatgatgaaacttggctcattagattcgtctcgaaaatttacacccattcctaaaaaagttttgcaaatagacttcatttagtactccatgcagacGTTTGTCTTTTTGTGCAATTGTGATTTGACatgtaaccaaacatggcccgaGACCCACCGCCAGAACATCCATCCCCATCGGCAAGCTCTGGAAACCCAGATCCGCTCAACGGCAGGCACGTTCCTAGCTCCGCACACATCACGTTCGGGCCACAGCTCGAGCAAGGCCTTCCAGCTCCCAACACGGCATgccggaaggaggaggagaaggcagGCCCCATCATGATTCATGGCTGAGTGCTTTGGGCAGCTCGATCTAGGTCTCGCGCTGCTGTTGGTTCGGTGCGGAAAGCTAGATACGCGCCGGTTCCGGACCGCGTCGCTCTCCATCTTCCTGCTGCGAGGCCTCGAGTCTCTCTAAAGTCCCAAGCCTGGCAAGTTACTACTACTGTAGCAGGCTATTGGCTAGTGTGCCTCTGCTAGGCTTGCTACGTTCCACGGCTTGGGTCACCGAGACGGTGCCTCGTTCGTCGTCGTTAGACACAGCAAGTACTCTGTTGGGTTCACTGTCGCGAAGAATAGTCGCTCGACGAAAATATCTCTGACCTGACCTCTCAGAAGTCAGAAAGAGGACGGTCATCGCAAGGAAAAACTAGATATTTACCTTCACTTTCTGTTACGTGCTACAGCAAAAATGGCCTACCCTTTCAAAGTGCTCCGTGCTACAGCGACAGTAcgcccggccggcctgggcctggTCCGAGCCCGTCCGACCGCCCTGCGCTCGCCTCCGCTTCCAAAATATCCAACGTACAAAAAGCTAAAAAGCGGGCGGCTGTAGTTTTCACCGCGCCGACGCCAAGGAAGAAAGCCGGCGCGAGACGGCGAGAGTCGCCGTCGGCGCACCGACCGGCACCGTGCATGTGACTGCCACTTCCGAAATGTCCATGCGTACAAGACGACGGGAAAAGATCGGCAGGTGCGGCTGTGGTTTTCGCCGGCTTTGCTGTCTAGTCCTCGAATCGCACGGGACGGCTGCCTCGCGCGCCGCGGTTTCGGATCCAAGGATGGCGCGACGACATGAAACGAGCGAGCGTGTCCCGGCTGCGCCGCtgctcttttttcctttttgttccTTGCGGTCTTCTCGTGCACCCGTGCACTTCACCGGCCTGGCCCCGCAGCGACCGTCAGCCACCGTGACGGGGATCATATCCGAGGAGGTTACCGCGTCTCCCGTTAAAATCTCTCCAGGCACCAGATCAGCTGCAACCTACAAGATCCGCGCGACGCCGACCTCGCCGCTCGAAACAAAAAAACCCATGGACGCCGGCGATAACAAACGCTTTGGTCCCGAGCCGGCAATCTGGGGGGCACGTCGCCGGCTGCCGTGCGTCCCCAGCCCGTGTCTCTGTCCACGGGACGGCCGAACCAGGCTTGCCTTTGCCTTCCCCAAATAATGCCCCGCGACTCGAGTCGTCGTCCTCCGTTCCTTTTTGCTCGGAGAATCCTGCTGGGGACCTGAAAGCCTGCTGCCTACTTTTCCACCGCACAAGAAACGAAACCCGGACGAGGAAGAAGGGAGGAAGCTGACAGCGCTGGACACTAGGCTCTACACGGCGCCTAACCTCTGAAAGATACTGTCAGTATGGACTGCCAGCCATTTACCCTTCTTGCGTGCGTGCTGTCTATAAACGGTCTTCAAAATTCGTTATGCAACTATTAGGTGTGGTGATGGGGATACGGAAGCGTGCTGAACAGTGCAGAGGCCACAATAACCCCTttatctgaaaaaaaaagagatacgCTGAACAGTAATGCATTGCTTAGTCAGTTGCCCCTAAGCATCACTGATTAAAACGACGTCTGAATAACTGCCGGCCACCTGATGCAAATTCGTTCTGCTGTTCGGAACGATCAGTCTGTTTGTCAGCAGTCGCGCGTCCGCTTACCCTGCTGTCACCTGTCagtaatctttcaaaaaaaaagaaagaaaagatatataagagtaaatatatatatatatcatgctACTTGTATTGCAtgttttatttacatatatacTAGACGCTGATGGAATGGCCAAGTCCTTTAGTATAATACTAGCAATGACAGCTGCAGATTAGGCGGCCATTGGCCAGATAGCCACACAAATAATCAAGCGGGACGAGGCGCTCGCGTCACAGGGGCGGACTGAGGATCCGCGCGCCACGTGCCAGTTGATTCCATCCCCTGCCCCATTTGTTAATGTTAAGAACGTTCTGGTGGCTAAATCGGAGCCAGGATTAGTATACTATGTACTTGCAGGAAGTCGTTTTGAGTTTGttttaaattaaatattttaaattttgactataaataatttttttaggttgagtttgaaaatataaaattgATATAAGTATATTTATCTTGAAATATAATTTTGAAAAAGTATATGTTAactatattttataaattttttatagtAAAAAATTAGTGATCAAAATCATTTTTAAAAACCGTATCAATATCAAAACAACTTGGAGTTCCATCTGCTATCCTGACTGTTGTTCCGTTCCGCCTGCTAGATGGGACGCATGGCCTGGGAGCCTTCTCCTCcaatcctccctcctccctcctcccatgTCTCCCGTCTCCTCCCAATTTGACCCGGTCGTTTATAAAAACCGGCACTCGCAGGACTCGAGTAGCCCACCACCACGCCGCGGCCCGGACCGCCGCCTCCGTCCGCATAGGGTtccgcgccgcgccgaggaGGACTCGGCATTACCGATCCAaacccgccgcccccgcccgtcaactcgcccggccgccgccgccgctgccgctccgcgaCCGGTACGGCATCCACTCCCCGATCGGGTTCCTTCTGTTCGATTGCCCAGTGATGTGCGCGGTTGGAGTCGTGGCTCGTGAGACGATTCCGGCGCCTGCATGCACGAGTCCTGCGCGCACCACTGCACTATGTATGCGTGCGTGTGTTTTTATAACCAACGACCAACTAGACCAAGTGATGTGCGTGTTGTTTCTCTCCAGCCATGAGCCATCTGGAGATTTTTGGGAGAATTATCTGGGGTTTTCACGGCTGGTTTCGATCGGTTTAGCGCGGTGGTGGAGTGCTCGAGCTGTTCGTAACTCTGGTTTCTGTGTTCATGTGGGTTTTTGGTGTCCCCATCTGGATCTCGCGCTCCTGTTTTCTCACCTGCTCTGCTCGCCTTTCCTGAAAATTCGTAGCACATGACATGAGCTGCACTCGCCGTGCGTTGCGGGGGTTTTCTGTGCGTTTTAACTGCTTCGTTTGATCCATTCCTGTATCCTGACGTGGTAACTATAGTTGGTGAGTTGTCCTCCTTAAAAGTCACAATCGAAAAATTGATGCGTGCAGTTGTTTGTTCGTAACTCTGGGTTAGAACTGGGCCCCACGCGTGAGGTGTGTCGTCTTCGATCGAACAGTGAGCTGCAGCTACTGgctggaacaatttttggtgcTCTGCTCTGTTATTCATCAAAGGGTTTTGCACAAAGTCTAGTTCGATATACCGGTTGAATTAACTGTTAGAACTGTTATTTACGAAGTTGCTGCACAGGGGTATACGAGCTTGAGTTGTGACAATGACGTTTGCTATTTCGTGCCTGATGGTCAGCTAGGTCTTGTTTTTTAGATAAACTTTCTGTTATCTAATTAGTGTTTGGCGGCGCTCTACCTGAGTTGTTTGTGGATGAGCCGTCTGATGACCTAATATTAACCATGATTAAATATTTTCTATCCACCCTCCATTTTGTTAATTTTTGCCAACTATAATAGTAAATTTTCTCTCTGACAGATTATGGATCTGCTAAGAAGTCCCTTCAGGGGAGTCATTGCTGATGTCAAAGGAAGGGCAGCCTGGTACAGACATGATTGGGTTGCTGGACTCCATTCTGGCTTCAGGTCAGTTTTGTACAAACTATCGTACATTCGATGTGTCTTGTCTCTTCACGTTTCCTGTTAATTTTCATAGCGTATCTGTATTGCTTGCAAATGGATCATCAGGATATTGGCACCTACCATGTATATCTTCTTTGCCTCCGCACTTCCTGTGATTGCCTTTGGAGAGCAACTGAGCACGGCAACAAGTGAGACCACCTCCTGCGTCTATGCTAATTAGGCTTGTATCACATAAATAGTAACAAAACCAAATCTGTTTGTTTCAGATGGTAGACTCACAACAGTTGAAACATTGGCATCTACGGCGATATGTGGCATCGTACATTCAATTCTTGGAGGGCAGCCTTTGTTGATTGTTGGAGTTGCCGAACCAACTATTATCATGTACACTTATCTCTACAATTTTGCCAAAAAGCAGCAAGGTCTGGGAGAGCAACTATA contains:
- the LOC120705824 gene encoding UDP-glycosyltransferase 73C5-like, whose translation is MAASARAAMAGLHFLLVPLVAQGHIIPMVDLARLLAARGARATVVTTPVNAARNRAAVESARRAGLDVELAEIAFPGPGLGLPEGMENVDMVVEREHFVAFFQSVWKMDAPLEEYVRSLPRRPDCVVADSCSPWAAGVCARHGIPRLVLHCPAAYYLLATRNLAKHGVYDRVADDLETFEVPDFPVRAVGSKATFRGFFQWPGVESLQRDVDDAEATADGLVINTFRDIEGVFVDRYAAALGRKTWAIGPTCATGFDADAKAGRGNRADVDAGRIVSWLDARPPSSVLYISFGSIARLPAKQLIELARGLEASGRPFVWAVKEAKSDADARAWLAEGFEERVRDRGLLVRGWAPQVTILSHPAVGGFLTHCGWNATLEAIAHGVPVLTWPNFVDQFSSERLLVDVLDVGVRSGVTVPAMNLPPEAEGVQVLSVDVERAVAELMDEGPEGAARRARAKEIAAKARAAVEEGGSSYADLTDMIRHVAELSETRRHERDASAVAALPAAPDLGTKSSEKVEAGAALSVQS